The following are encoded in a window of Verrucomicrobiota bacterium genomic DNA:
- a CDS encoding type II secretion system protein: MNRRSLPSSRSSPFRIGTRGFTLIELLVVIAIIAILAGMLLPALGKAKAKGQAIRCLSNQKQWGLATMIYVDDSEDRFPLFADQFPATATTTYWYQKLAPYITKASDATVAGQGDAYAADIRKCPGGSVGPPPFARTTPGVPRKNWNSWIGVNYGLFGNPLTGPFYYGNEMKPLRAARIRHPADAMLFLESVSAHVYTPLSWGFDRDVNKDGMPDSHDGVYSTEAPFNNGRPTVHSQGANVTLLDGHVERLAFAKLWEWRRNKIVHSYWQIED, from the coding sequence ATGAATCGCCGGTCGCTTCCATCCTCCCGAAGCTCTCCTTTTCGTATAGGCACTCGGGGATTCACCCTCATCGAGTTGCTCGTGGTCATTGCCATCATTGCTATCCTGGCCGGCATGCTCTTGCCCGCGCTGGGCAAGGCCAAGGCCAAAGGCCAGGCGATTCGGTGCCTCTCCAATCAAAAGCAATGGGGTTTGGCCACCATGATCTACGTCGATGACAGTGAAGATCGATTCCCGCTTTTTGCCGATCAGTTTCCGGCCACCGCGACCACGACCTACTGGTACCAAAAACTGGCACCCTATATCACGAAAGCGTCCGATGCGACCGTCGCTGGCCAGGGCGACGCGTATGCGGCGGACATCCGCAAGTGCCCGGGCGGGAGTGTCGGGCCGCCGCCGTTCGCGCGGACGACTCCGGGCGTGCCGCGCAAGAACTGGAATAGTTGGATCGGCGTGAACTATGGACTTTTTGGCAACCCGCTGACGGGACCCTTTTATTATGGGAACGAAATGAAACCGCTCCGGGCGGCCCGCATCCGCCATCCAGCCGACGCCATGCTCTTCCTGGAATCGGTGTCGGCTCACGTCTACACACCGCTAAGTTGGGGCTTTGATCGGGATGTGAACAAGGACGGGATGCCGGATAGCCACGATGGCGTGTATTCCACCGAAGCTCCGTTTAACAATGGACGACCAACCGTGCACAGCCAAGGCGCGAATGTCACGTTGTTGGACGGGCACGTCGAACGTTTGGCGTTTGCCAAGCTTTGGGAGTGGCGACGCAACAAGATCGTTCATTCGTATTGGCAGATCGAAGATTAG